One genomic region from Remersonia thermophila strain ATCC 22073 chromosome 1, whole genome shotgun sequence encodes:
- a CDS encoding 40S ribosomal protein uS3, whose protein sequence is MAVPGTQISKRRKFVADGVFYAELNEFFQRELAEEGYSGVEVRVTPTVTDIIIRATHTQEVLGEQGRRIRELTSLIQKRFKFPENSVSLYAAKVQNRGLSAVAQCESLRYKLLNGLAVRRACYGVLRFIMESGAKGCEVVVSGKLRAARAKSMKFTDGFMIHSGQPAKDFIDSATRHVLLRQGVLGIKVKIMRGSDPDGKAGPQKSLPDAVTIIEPKEEVPVVQPMSQDYGAKAAAAAAAAEAARAEEQPAEEEPAPVEQ, encoded by the exons ATGGCTGTTCCCGGCACTCAGAT CTCCAAGCGGAGAAAGTtcgtcgccgatggcgtTTTCTACGCCGAGCTGAACGAGTTCTTCCAGCgtgagctggccgaggagggctactcgggcgtcgaggtccgcGTCACCCCGACCGTCACCGACATCATCATCCGCGCCACCCACACCCaggaggtcctcggcgagcagggccgccgcatccgcgagCTCACCAGCCTCATCCAGAAGCGCTTCAAGTTCCCCGAGAACTCCGTCTCTCTCTATGCCGCCAAGGTTCAGAACCGCGGtctctcggccgtcgcccagTGCGAGTCCCTCCGCTACAAGCTCCTCAACGgtctcgccgtccgccgtgCCTGCTACGGTGTCCTGCGCTTCATCATGGAGAGCGGCGCCAAGGGCTGCGAGGTTGTCGTTTCCGGCAAGCTGcgtgccgcccgcgccaagAGCATGAAGTTCACCGACGGCTTCATGATCCACTccggccagcccgccaagGACTTCATCGACAGCGCCACTCGCCACGTCCTGCTCCGCCAGGGCGTGCTCGGTATCAAGGTCAAGATCATGCGCGGCAGCgaccccgacggcaaggccggccCCCAGAAGTCGCTCCCCGACGCCGTCACCATCATTgagcccaaggaggaggtccCCGTTGTGCAGCCCATGAGCCAGGACTACGGCGCtaaggccgccgccgccgccgccgccgccgaggccgcccgtgCGGAGGAGCAAcctgcggaggaggagcccgcccCGGTCGAGCAATAG